The following proteins are encoded in a genomic region of Burkholderia cepacia:
- a CDS encoding DoxX family protein has protein sequence MTRSVDSGVIFFARLALAALFLWGGVMKLLGYSDFVGYLHGLNVPYPQVIGPIVVTIEALGGLLLIVGYKVKPLALLMAFYTVATAMVGHNFWDATDAAVQHDMVIHFWKNIAIAGGFLLLYVTGAGGASIDGLRRPSSSYGGLR, from the coding sequence ATGACGCGTTCCGTCGATTCCGGCGTCATTTTTTTCGCGCGCCTGGCGCTGGCGGCGTTGTTCCTGTGGGGCGGCGTGATGAAGCTGCTCGGCTACAGCGATTTCGTTGGCTACCTGCACGGGCTGAACGTGCCGTATCCGCAGGTGATCGGGCCGATCGTCGTCACGATCGAGGCGCTCGGCGGGCTGCTGCTGATCGTCGGCTACAAGGTGAAGCCGCTGGCGCTGCTGATGGCGTTCTACACGGTCGCGACCGCCATGGTTGGACACAATTTCTGGGACGCGACCGACGCTGCGGTCCAGCACGACATGGTGATCCATTTCTGGAAGAACATCGCGATCGCCGGCGGGTTCCTGCTGCTGTACGTGACCGGCGCCGGCGGCGCGAGTATCGATGGCCTGCGCCGGCCGAGTTCGTCGTACGGCGGCCTGCGCTGA
- a CDS encoding type II toxin-antitoxin system VapC family toxin, producing the protein MILVDTSVWIDHLRAGDATLTTLLEAERVLIHPFVVGELALGSLRDRETVLDALRDLPAAAAATDDEVQRMIDVAPLYGLGIGYVDAHLLASVRLTSGSKLWTRDRRLLAAAERLQLAAHPAH; encoded by the coding sequence ATGATTCTTGTCGACACTTCGGTCTGGATCGATCACCTGAGAGCTGGCGATGCAACGCTCACCACGCTGCTGGAAGCCGAACGGGTATTGATCCATCCGTTCGTCGTCGGCGAACTTGCGCTCGGCAGCTTGCGTGATCGCGAAACCGTGCTGGATGCGCTACGCGACCTCCCCGCCGCCGCGGCAGCAACCGATGACGAAGTTCAACGCATGATCGACGTCGCACCGCTTTACGGGCTCGGCATCGGTTACGTCGATGCCCACCTGCTCGCGTCGGTTCGACTGACCAGCGGCAGCAAGCTGTGGACACGCGACCGCCGTCTGCTGGCTGCGGCCGAACGCCTGCAACTCGCCGCCCACCCCGCTCACTGA
- a CDS encoding MFS transporter, with the protein MQASELSGVPRAAERALTRSDYKTLGLAALGGALEFYDFIIFVFFAPAIGQLFFPHDIPDWLRQLQTFGIFAAGYLARPLGGVIMAHFGDLFGRKRMFTLSVLMMSVPTLLMGLLPTYDSIGILAPVLLLLFRVLQGAAVGGEVPGAWVFVSEHVPSRHIGYACGTLTAGLTAGILLGSLVAAGINSRYSAAEVGAFAWRIPFLLGGVFGLFSVYLRRWLHETPVFAEMKAKKALAAEIPLKAVLRDHGRAVIVSMLLTWMLSAAIVVVILMTPALLQKQFHLTPATTLFANSVATLCLTVGCITAGSLAGWIGAKRVLAIGGLGLAACYYLLFVQVAADASTLPLYYGIAGFMVGTIGAVPFVMVKSFPAVVRFSGISFSYNVAYAIFGGLTPVIVSLMMKSNPLAPVVYVAAICVLGAIAVQFSKDAKDVKDAH; encoded by the coding sequence ATGCAAGCTTCCGAATTGAGCGGCGTGCCTCGCGCCGCCGAACGCGCGCTCACGCGCAGCGACTACAAGACCCTTGGCCTTGCCGCACTCGGCGGCGCCCTCGAGTTCTACGACTTCATCATCTTCGTGTTCTTCGCGCCGGCGATTGGGCAACTGTTCTTCCCGCACGACATTCCCGACTGGCTGCGCCAGTTGCAGACGTTCGGCATCTTCGCGGCCGGCTATCTCGCGCGCCCGCTCGGCGGCGTGATCATGGCGCACTTCGGCGACCTGTTCGGCCGCAAGCGGATGTTCACGCTGAGCGTGCTGATGATGTCGGTGCCGACGCTGCTGATGGGCCTGCTGCCGACCTACGACTCGATCGGCATCCTCGCACCGGTGTTGCTGCTGCTGTTCCGCGTACTGCAGGGCGCGGCCGTCGGCGGCGAAGTGCCGGGCGCGTGGGTGTTCGTGTCCGAGCACGTGCCGTCGCGCCACATCGGCTATGCGTGCGGCACGCTGACGGCGGGCCTCACGGCCGGCATCCTGCTCGGCTCGCTCGTCGCCGCCGGCATCAACAGCCGCTACTCGGCCGCCGAAGTCGGCGCGTTCGCGTGGCGCATCCCGTTCCTGCTGGGCGGTGTGTTCGGGCTGTTCTCCGTGTACCTGCGCCGCTGGCTGCACGAAACGCCGGTGTTCGCCGAGATGAAGGCGAAGAAGGCGCTCGCGGCCGAGATTCCGCTGAAGGCCGTGCTGCGCGACCACGGCCGCGCGGTGATCGTGTCGATGCTGCTCACGTGGATGCTGTCGGCCGCGATCGTCGTCGTGATCCTGATGACGCCCGCGCTGCTGCAGAAGCAGTTCCACCTGACGCCCGCGACGACGCTGTTCGCGAACAGCGTCGCGACGCTGTGCCTGACGGTCGGCTGCATCACCGCGGGTTCGCTCGCGGGCTGGATCGGCGCGAAGCGCGTGCTCGCCATCGGCGGCCTCGGGCTCGCCGCGTGCTACTACCTGCTGTTCGTGCAGGTCGCGGCCGACGCATCGACGCTGCCGCTCTACTACGGGATCGCGGGCTTCATGGTCGGCACGATCGGCGCGGTGCCGTTCGTAATGGTCAAGAGCTTCCCGGCCGTCGTGCGCTTCTCGGGCATCTCGTTCTCGTACAACGTCGCCTACGCGATCTTCGGCGGTCTCACGCCGGTGATCGTGTCGCTGATGATGAAGTCGAATCCGCTCGCGCCGGTCGTGTACGTCGCGGCGATCTGCGTGCTCGGCGCGATCGCCGTGCAGTTCTCGAAGGATGCGAAGGACGTGAAGGACGCACACTAA
- a CDS encoding branched-chain amino acid ABC transporter substrate-binding protein has translation MPAAAQPRHQGEVKVKLKVSHVALAVAGALSGAHAIAADVVKIGFAAPLTGPQSNYGTDMQKGVQLAIADFNATHPTIGGKPVTFQLDSQDDQADPRTGTTVAQRLIDDNVRGIIGHFNSGTSIPASDLYDRAGLPQISMATSPQYTARGYKTTYRLLTSDAQAGRIVGTYAVKTLRFKRIAIIDDRTAYGQGIADEFAKAVEAAGGTIIKRDFTNDKALDFSAILTNLKGMNPDAIFYGGGDAQSSPMIRKMRQLGMKSAFVTGEMSRSPTFLKVGGEAAEGAIVYMGGLPKEKMPGFSGYAARYKARFNEDVITYSPYSYDGTIALLTAMKDANSTDPKVYTPYLGKVSVKGVSAPSIAYDPKGDLRDAPVTIYKVEHGAFKPVDTIAGN, from the coding sequence ATGCCGGCGGCGGCCCAACCACGCCATCAAGGGGAAGTGAAAGTGAAGCTGAAGGTATCGCACGTCGCGCTGGCCGTTGCCGGCGCACTGTCGGGCGCGCACGCCATCGCCGCCGACGTCGTCAAGATCGGTTTCGCCGCACCGCTGACCGGCCCGCAGTCGAATTACGGCACGGACATGCAGAAGGGCGTGCAGCTCGCGATCGCCGATTTCAACGCGACGCATCCGACGATCGGCGGCAAGCCCGTCACGTTCCAGCTCGACTCGCAGGACGACCAGGCCGACCCGCGCACCGGCACGACCGTCGCGCAGCGGCTGATCGACGACAACGTCCGCGGGATCATCGGCCACTTCAACTCGGGCACCAGCATTCCGGCATCCGACCTGTACGATCGCGCCGGGCTGCCGCAGATCTCGATGGCGACGTCGCCGCAATACACGGCGCGCGGCTACAAGACGACCTACCGGCTGCTGACGAGCGACGCGCAGGCCGGCCGCATCGTCGGCACGTACGCGGTGAAGACGCTGCGTTTCAAGCGCATCGCGATCATCGACGACCGCACGGCCTACGGCCAGGGCATCGCCGACGAATTCGCGAAGGCCGTCGAGGCCGCGGGCGGCACGATCATCAAGCGCGACTTCACGAACGACAAGGCGCTCGATTTCTCCGCGATCCTGACCAACCTCAAGGGGATGAACCCGGACGCGATCTTCTACGGCGGCGGCGACGCGCAATCGTCGCCGATGATCCGCAAGATGCGCCAGCTCGGGATGAAGTCGGCATTCGTGACGGGCGAGATGTCGCGCTCGCCGACGTTCCTGAAGGTGGGCGGCGAAGCGGCCGAAGGCGCGATCGTCTACATGGGCGGGCTGCCAAAGGAAAAGATGCCGGGCTTCTCCGGCTACGCGGCACGCTACAAGGCGCGCTTCAACGAAGACGTGATCACCTACTCGCCGTACTCGTATGACGGCACGATCGCGCTGCTCACCGCGATGAAGGACGCGAACTCGACCGATCCGAAGGTGTACACGCCGTATCTCGGCAAGGTGTCGGTCAAGGGCGTGTCGGCCCCGAGCATCGCGTACGACCCGAAGGGCGACCTCAGGGATGCGCCGGTGACAATCTATAAGGTTGAACACGGCGCGTTCAAGCCGGTCGATACGATCGCCGGCAACTGA
- the garD gene encoding galactarate dehydratase, producing MTASPLYIRVHPDDNVAIVVNDGGLPEGATFADGLTLCEGVPQGHKVALVDLAAGDPVVRYNVVIGYALTDLRRGSWVNERTMRMPEPPGLDDLPLATRAAPPLEPLEGYTFEGFRNADGSVGTRNILAITTTVQCVSGVVEHAVKRIKDELLPRYPNVDDVVGLEHTYGCGVAIDAPDADIPIRTLRNISLNPNFGGEVMTVSLGCEKLQPERLLPPGAIPVTADGAAGNGGVVCLQDAAHVGFNSMIDSIMKMAESHLERLNRRRRETCPASDLVVGVQCGGSDAFSGLTANPAVGFAADLLVRAGATIMFSEVTEVRDGVAQLTSRAANEDVAREIIREMDWYDRYLERGRVDRSANTTPGNKKGGLSNIVEKAMGSIVKSGSAPIAGVVRPGDRARQKGLLYAATPASDFICGTLQLAAGMNLHIFTTGRGTPYGLAQVPVIKVATRSDLARRWHDLMDLDAGQIATGAATIEDTGWELFRLMLDVASGKRRTWAEQWKLANALTLFNPAPVT from the coding sequence ATGACTGCTTCCCCTCTCTACATCCGCGTGCACCCGGACGACAACGTCGCGATCGTCGTCAACGACGGCGGCCTGCCCGAAGGTGCGACGTTCGCCGACGGGCTGACGCTGTGCGAAGGCGTGCCGCAGGGGCACAAGGTCGCGCTCGTCGATCTCGCGGCCGGCGACCCGGTCGTCCGCTACAACGTGGTGATCGGCTACGCGCTGACCGACCTGCGGCGCGGCAGCTGGGTCAACGAGCGCACGATGCGCATGCCGGAGCCGCCGGGGCTCGACGACCTGCCGCTCGCGACGCGCGCCGCGCCACCGCTCGAGCCGCTCGAAGGCTATACGTTCGAAGGCTTCCGCAATGCCGACGGCTCGGTCGGCACGCGCAACATCCTCGCGATCACGACGACCGTGCAGTGCGTGTCGGGCGTCGTCGAGCATGCGGTGAAGCGGATCAAGGACGAACTGCTGCCGCGCTACCCGAACGTCGACGACGTGGTCGGACTCGAGCACACGTATGGCTGCGGCGTCGCGATCGACGCGCCCGATGCCGACATCCCGATCCGCACGCTGCGCAACATCAGCCTGAATCCGAACTTTGGCGGCGAAGTGATGACCGTGAGCCTCGGCTGCGAGAAGCTGCAGCCCGAGCGCCTGCTGCCGCCGGGCGCGATTCCGGTGACCGCCGACGGCGCGGCCGGCAACGGCGGCGTCGTATGCCTGCAGGACGCCGCGCACGTCGGTTTCAACTCGATGATCGACTCGATCATGAAGATGGCCGAATCGCATCTCGAGCGGCTGAACCGCCGCCGCCGCGAGACGTGCCCGGCGTCGGATCTCGTCGTCGGCGTGCAGTGCGGCGGCAGCGACGCGTTCTCGGGGCTGACTGCCAATCCGGCCGTCGGCTTCGCGGCCGACCTGCTGGTGCGGGCAGGCGCGACGATCATGTTCTCGGAAGTGACCGAAGTGCGCGACGGCGTCGCGCAGCTCACGTCGCGTGCGGCGAACGAGGACGTTGCACGCGAGATCATCCGCGAGATGGACTGGTACGACCGCTACCTGGAGCGCGGCCGCGTCGACCGCAGCGCGAACACGACGCCCGGCAACAAGAAGGGCGGCCTGTCGAACATCGTCGAGAAGGCGATGGGGTCGATCGTGAAGTCGGGCAGCGCGCCGATCGCCGGCGTCGTGCGTCCCGGCGATCGTGCGCGGCAGAAGGGGCTGCTGTACGCGGCGACGCCCGCGAGCGATTTCATCTGCGGCACGCTGCAGCTCGCGGCCGGGATGAACCTGCACATCTTCACGACCGGCCGCGGTACGCCGTACGGCCTCGCGCAGGTGCCGGTGATCAAGGTCGCGACGCGCAGCGATCTCGCGCGCCGCTGGCACGACCTGATGGATCTCGACGCGGGGCAGATCGCGACCGGCGCGGCGACGATCGAGGACACGGGCTGGGAACTGTTCCGGCTGATGCTCGACGTCGCGAGCGGCAAGCGCCGCACGTGGGCCGAACAATGGAAGCTCGCGAACGCGCTGACGCTGTTCAATCCGGCGCCGGTGACCTGA
- a CDS encoding RbsD/FucU family protein, which translates to MLKNLDPLLHADILHTLRAMGHGDDIAICDANFPAESVAEHTVVGRALRIDGADSARVARAVLSVLPLDTFVDTPAWRMEVVGDAAVVPPVQREVQAEIDRAEGRAVPLAGIDRFAFYERAQQAYAVIVTGELRGYGCFIFKKGVLLSDAG; encoded by the coding sequence ATGCTGAAGAATCTCGACCCGCTGCTGCACGCCGACATCCTGCACACGCTGCGCGCGATGGGCCACGGCGACGACATTGCGATCTGCGACGCGAATTTCCCGGCGGAATCCGTCGCGGAGCACACGGTGGTCGGCCGCGCGCTGCGGATCGACGGCGCCGATTCGGCGCGCGTCGCGCGCGCGGTGCTGTCCGTGCTGCCGCTCGATACGTTCGTCGACACGCCGGCATGGCGGATGGAAGTCGTCGGCGACGCGGCCGTGGTGCCGCCCGTGCAGCGCGAGGTGCAGGCCGAGATCGATCGCGCGGAAGGGCGTGCGGTGCCGCTCGCGGGCATCGACCGATTCGCGTTCTACGAGCGCGCGCAGCAGGCCTACGCGGTGATCGTCACCGGCGAGCTGCGCGGCTACGGCTGCTTCATCTTCAAGAAAGGCGTGTTGTTGAGCGACGCGGGCTAA
- the kdgD gene encoding 5-dehydro-4-deoxyglucarate dehydratase, with translation MTSPQELKQIISHGLLSFPLTDFDADGSFRPSTYAERLEWLAPYGASALFAAGGTGEFFSLTQREYSDVIRVATETCKGKVPILAGAGGATRVAIEYAQEAERLGASGVLLMPHYLTEASQEGIADHVEQVCRALKIGVVVYNRANSKLNADMLERLADRCPNLIGFKDGVGEIESMVTIRRRLGDRFAYLGGLPTAEVYAAAYKALGVPVYSSAVFNFIPKTAMDFYEAIAKDDHATVGRLIDDFFLPYLKIRNRRAGYAVSIVKAGAKLVGHDAGPVRAPLIDLTEAEAAELDVLIKKMGPQ, from the coding sequence ATGACTTCACCGCAAGAACTCAAACAGATCATCTCCCACGGCCTGCTGTCGTTTCCGCTGACGGATTTCGACGCCGACGGCAGCTTCCGCCCGAGCACCTACGCCGAGCGCCTGGAATGGCTCGCGCCGTACGGCGCGAGCGCGCTGTTCGCGGCGGGCGGCACTGGCGAATTCTTCTCGCTCACGCAGCGCGAGTATTCGGACGTGATCCGCGTCGCGACGGAAACCTGCAAGGGCAAGGTGCCGATCCTAGCAGGCGCGGGCGGCGCGACGCGCGTCGCAATCGAGTATGCGCAGGAAGCCGAGCGCCTCGGCGCGAGCGGCGTGCTGCTGATGCCGCACTACCTGACCGAAGCGAGCCAGGAAGGGATCGCCGATCACGTCGAGCAGGTATGCCGCGCGCTGAAGATCGGCGTCGTGGTGTACAACCGCGCGAATTCGAAGCTGAACGCCGACATGCTCGAGCGCCTCGCCGACCGTTGCCCGAACCTGATCGGCTTCAAGGACGGTGTCGGCGAAATCGAGAGCATGGTCACGATCCGCCGCCGCCTCGGCGACCGCTTCGCGTACCTCGGCGGCCTGCCGACGGCGGAAGTCTATGCGGCCGCGTACAAGGCGCTCGGCGTGCCGGTGTACTCGTCGGCCGTGTTCAACTTCATCCCGAAGACGGCGATGGACTTCTACGAAGCGATCGCGAAGGACGACCACGCGACGGTCGGCCGCCTGATCGACGACTTCTTCCTGCCGTACCTGAAGATCCGCAACCGCCGCGCGGGTTATGCGGTCAGCATCGTGAAGGCGGGCGCGAAGCTCGTCGGCCACGACGCGGGCCCGGTGCGTGCGCCGCTCATCGACCTCACCGAAGCCGAAGCGGCCGAGCTCGACGTGCTGATCAAGAAGATGGGCCCGCAGTAA
- a CDS encoding AraC family transcriptional regulator, whose product MTTLLAVPPMSLSEPLRYQPDNADLGAMLAHFRMLEPVFDALPDVAFFVKDASGRYAIVNRTLAMRCGYKDKRDLLGKTADEVFPRRFGRSYFEQDMATINAGQQLTDQLELHLYPGRQPGWCLTCKEPLRDAAGRVVGLAGISRDLKAHEGSHPAYSRLADVVQHIQDHYVQPLNLKHLAQMAGMSVAQLERYFHKVFHLTPRQVLLKTRLDAATALLVTHDKVTDVAALCGYTDHSAFTRQFKATVGVTPTEYRLMLQERAG is encoded by the coding sequence ATGACGACCTTGCTTGCCGTACCGCCCATGAGCCTGTCCGAACCGTTGCGCTACCAGCCCGACAACGCCGATCTCGGCGCGATGCTCGCGCACTTCCGCATGCTCGAACCGGTGTTCGATGCGCTGCCGGACGTCGCGTTCTTCGTGAAGGATGCGAGCGGCCGCTACGCGATCGTCAACCGCACGCTGGCGATGCGCTGCGGCTACAAGGACAAGCGCGACCTGCTCGGCAAGACCGCCGACGAAGTATTTCCGCGCCGCTTCGGCCGCAGCTATTTCGAGCAGGACATGGCGACGATCAACGCTGGCCAGCAACTGACGGATCAGCTCGAGCTGCACCTGTATCCCGGCCGCCAGCCGGGCTGGTGCCTGACCTGCAAGGAGCCGCTGCGCGACGCCGCGGGCAGGGTGGTCGGCCTCGCGGGCATCTCGCGCGACCTGAAGGCGCACGAGGGATCGCACCCGGCGTACAGCCGGCTCGCCGACGTGGTCCAGCACATCCAGGATCACTACGTGCAGCCGCTGAACCTCAAGCATCTCGCGCAGATGGCCGGGATGTCGGTCGCGCAGCTCGAACGCTACTTCCACAAGGTGTTCCACCTGACGCCGCGCCAGGTGCTGCTGAAGACGCGGCTCGATGCGGCCACCGCGCTGCTCGTTACGCACGACAAGGTCACTGACGTCGCGGCGCTATGCGGCTATACGGATCACAGCGCGTTCACGCGCCAGTTCAAGGCAACGGTCGGCGTGACGCCGACGGAATACCGGTTGATGTTGCAGGAGCGGGCAGGGTGA
- a CDS encoding aldehyde dehydrogenase (NADP(+)) — protein sequence MQLTGEMLIGADAVAGSAGTLRAFDPTKGAPIDAPVFGVATQADVDRACELARDAFDAYRAQPLAARAAFLDAIADEIVALGDALIERAHAETGLPVARLQGERGRTVGQLRLFARVVRDGRFLAASIDPAQPARTPLPRSDLRLQKVALGPVVVFGASNFPLAFSVAGGDTASALAAGCPVIVKAHEAHLGTSELVGRAIRAAVAKTGMPAGVFSLLVGPGRVIGAALVSHPAVQAVGFTGSRQGGMALVQLANARPQPIPVYAEMSSINPVVLFPAALAARGDAIATGFVDSLTLGVGQFCTNPGLVLAIDGPDLDRFETVAAQALAKKPAGVMLTRGIADAYRNGRGKLAELPGVREIGTGEPARTECQAGGALYEVGAQAFLAEPAFSHEMFGPASLIVRCRDLDEVARVLEALEGQLTATLQMDADDKPHARRLLPILERKAGRLLVNGYPTGVEVCDAMVHGGPFPATSNPAVTSVGATAIERFLRPVCYQDFPDDLLPQGLQEGNPLAIPRLRDGKAE from the coding sequence ATGCAACTGACAGGAGAGATGCTGATCGGCGCCGACGCGGTGGCCGGCTCGGCCGGAACCTTGCGCGCGTTCGACCCGACGAAGGGCGCGCCGATCGACGCGCCGGTGTTCGGTGTCGCGACGCAGGCCGACGTCGACCGCGCGTGCGAACTCGCGCGCGACGCGTTCGATGCGTACCGCGCGCAGCCGCTCGCGGCCCGCGCGGCGTTTCTCGACGCGATCGCCGATGAAATCGTCGCACTCGGCGACGCGCTGATCGAGCGCGCACACGCCGAAACGGGCCTGCCCGTCGCGCGGCTGCAGGGCGAGCGCGGCCGCACCGTCGGCCAGCTCCGGCTGTTCGCGCGCGTCGTGCGCGACGGGCGCTTCCTCGCCGCGTCGATCGATCCCGCCCAGCCCGCGCGCACGCCGCTGCCGCGTTCGGACCTCCGTCTGCAGAAAGTCGCGCTCGGGCCCGTCGTCGTGTTCGGCGCGAGCAACTTCCCGTTGGCGTTCTCGGTGGCCGGCGGCGATACGGCGTCGGCGCTCGCGGCCGGCTGCCCGGTGATCGTGAAGGCGCACGAGGCGCACCTCGGCACGTCCGAGCTGGTCGGCCGCGCGATCCGCGCCGCCGTCGCGAAAACCGGCATGCCGGCCGGCGTGTTCTCGCTGCTGGTCGGCCCCGGCCGCGTGATCGGCGCGGCGCTCGTCAGCCATCCGGCGGTCCAGGCCGTCGGCTTTACCGGTTCGCGGCAAGGCGGCATGGCGCTCGTGCAGCTCGCGAACGCGCGCCCGCAGCCGATTCCCGTCTACGCGGAAATGAGCAGCATCAATCCGGTCGTGCTGTTCCCGGCCGCGCTCGCCGCGCGTGGCGACGCGATCGCGACGGGCTTCGTCGATTCGCTGACGCTCGGCGTCGGCCAGTTCTGTACGAATCCGGGCCTGGTGCTGGCGATCGACGGCCCCGATCTCGACCGCTTCGAAACCGTCGCCGCGCAGGCGCTCGCGAAGAAGCCGGCCGGCGTGATGCTCACGCGCGGCATTGCCGATGCGTACCGCAATGGCCGCGGCAAGCTGGCCGAACTGCCGGGCGTGCGCGAAATCGGCACGGGCGAGCCGGCGCGGACCGAATGCCAGGCGGGCGGCGCGCTGTACGAAGTCGGCGCGCAAGCTTTCCTGGCCGAGCCGGCGTTCAGCCACGAGATGTTCGGGCCGGCGTCGCTGATCGTGCGCTGCCGCGATCTCGACGAAGTCGCGCGCGTGCTGGAAGCGCTCGAAGGCCAGCTGACGGCAACGCTCCAGATGGACGCCGACGACAAGCCGCACGCGCGCCGGCTGCTGCCGATCCTCGAACGCAAGGCCGGGCGCCTGCTCGTCAACGGCTACCCGACTGGCGTCGAGGTGTGCGATGCGATGGTGCACGGCGGGCCGTTCCCCGCGACGTCGAACCCGGCCGTCACGTCGGTCGGCGCGACGGCGATCGAGCGTTTCCTGCGGCCCGTGTGCTATCAGGACTTCCCTGACGACCTGCTGCCGCAAGGGTTGCAGGAAGGCAATCCGCTCGCGATTCCGAGGCTGCGGGACGGGAAGGCGGAGTGA
- a CDS encoding nuclear transport factor 2 family protein has translation MNTAQSASSVHADLIDRYFDAWNESDVARRRALIDATYASDAAYRDPLMAGDGHAGIDTMIAAVQERFPAYRFHRTTDVDAFGQHLRFSWALVSPDGAAIVKGSDFGTVDASGRLATVTGFIDEMPAAAS, from the coding sequence ATGAACACCGCCCAGTCCGCTTCGTCCGTTCACGCCGACCTGATCGACCGCTACTTCGACGCATGGAACGAATCCGACGTCGCGCGCCGCCGCGCGCTGATCGATGCGACCTACGCGAGCGACGCGGCGTATCGCGATCCGCTGATGGCCGGCGATGGCCACGCGGGCATCGACACGATGATCGCGGCCGTGCAGGAACGCTTCCCTGCATACCGTTTTCACCGTACGACCGACGTCGACGCATTCGGCCAGCACCTGCGGTTCTCGTGGGCGCTCGTGTCGCCCGACGGCGCGGCGATCGTGAAGGGTTCGGACTTCGGCACCGTCGACGCATCGGGCCGCCTCGCGACGGTCACGGGTTTCATCGACGAAATGCCGGCCGCGGCGTCGTGA
- a CDS encoding type II toxin-antitoxin system VapB family antitoxin produces MRTTLSLDDALLAKAQQLTGVTEKSALVREALRALIARESARRLARLGGTEPDLESVPRRPSEPA; encoded by the coding sequence ATGCGCACCACCTTATCGCTGGACGACGCCCTGCTTGCGAAAGCGCAGCAATTGACCGGCGTCACCGAAAAATCGGCGCTGGTCAGAGAAGCGCTGCGCGCGCTGATTGCCCGTGAAAGCGCACGACGGCTGGCTCGCCTCGGCGGCACCGAACCCGATCTCGAATCCGTTCCGCGCCGCCCATCGGAGCCAGCATGA